In Lacibacter sp. H407, a genomic segment contains:
- the lon gene encoding endopeptidase La, translated as MTKAKTMNEKNLFLRPSDEDVDFLPIIPLNEAESDNDELVDIPDELPILPLRNTVLFPGVVLPITVGRDKSIQAVNEAYKTNKLVGVVAQKDSNVEDPTVIDLEYTGTIAKVVKLIKMPDGGTTVIIQGKKRFRINMLTSDDPFFKASIEVLQEEPTPEDENFKAVAGSIKDMAAQIIQLSPNIPSEASIILKNIENPAFLVHFVSNNLNSDISDKQRLLETKTIKLRAEMLLTLLQKELQYTELKNKVTNKTRTELDKQQRDYFLQQQMKSIKEELGGDANDLEIQEMKKKAENKKWSDAAKEMFRKGIEKLERMHPSTPDYSVVYNHLDLMLDLPWNEYTIDQYDLKKAKKVLDHDHYGIQKVKERILEYLAVLKLKGDMKSPILCLLGPPGIGKTSLGKSVASALGRKYVRISLGGLHDESEIRGHRKTYIGAMPGRILQSLRKVKTSNPVMILDEIDKLGNDFRGDPSSALLELLDPEQNHTFYDNYLELEYDLSKVLFVATANSLASIQPALRDRLEIIDLSGYAVEEKIEIAKNYLVPKQIEAHGLVKIPFKISDTVLRKVIEDYTRESGVRELDRQLASLMRSQAKEVAIKGKLKPTLTVNDIERILGKPRYSNEIYKTANMPGVAVGLAWTAVGGEILFIETSLAEGKGELRLTGNLGNVMKESATTALSYLQANAKKIGVDSDDFQKKNIHIHVPEGAVPKDGPSAGITMLTAISSAFTGRRVKPFLAMTGEITLRGQVLPVGGIKEKILAAKRAGIKEVILCWQNEKDVQEINSLYIKGMKFHYVKSMQQVLDLALL; from the coding sequence ATGACTAAAGCGAAAACTATGAATGAAAAGAATTTATTCTTACGTCCGTCTGATGAAGATGTTGATTTTTTACCCATCATCCCACTAAACGAAGCAGAATCAGACAATGATGAATTGGTTGATATACCCGATGAATTGCCGATTCTTCCATTACGAAATACGGTGTTGTTTCCGGGTGTTGTACTTCCCATTACTGTAGGACGAGATAAAAGTATACAGGCAGTTAATGAAGCATACAAAACAAACAAACTTGTAGGTGTTGTTGCTCAAAAAGACAGCAATGTAGAAGACCCTACAGTGATTGATCTTGAATATACAGGCACTATTGCAAAAGTGGTGAAGCTCATCAAAATGCCGGATGGCGGAACAACCGTGATCATTCAAGGGAAGAAACGTTTCCGCATCAACATGCTTACTTCCGATGATCCGTTCTTTAAAGCAAGCATTGAAGTGTTGCAGGAAGAACCAACTCCGGAGGATGAAAATTTTAAAGCAGTTGCGGGATCGATCAAAGATATGGCGGCACAGATCATTCAACTGTCGCCAAATATTCCGAGTGAAGCATCGATCATTTTAAAAAATATTGAGAACCCGGCGTTCCTGGTTCATTTTGTAAGCAACAATCTTAATAGTGATATATCCGATAAGCAACGTTTGCTCGAAACAAAAACCATTAAGCTGCGTGCTGAAATGTTGCTTACGTTGTTGCAGAAAGAACTGCAGTACACAGAGCTGAAAAACAAAGTCACTAATAAAACAAGAACCGAGCTGGATAAACAGCAGCGTGATTATTTTCTGCAGCAGCAAATGAAAAGCATCAAAGAAGAATTAGGTGGTGATGCAAACGACCTGGAGATCCAGGAGATGAAGAAGAAAGCAGAAAATAAAAAGTGGAGTGATGCTGCAAAAGAAATGTTCCGCAAAGGCATTGAGAAGCTGGAACGCATGCATCCATCTACTCCTGATTATTCAGTGGTGTATAATCATCTTGATCTGATGCTTGATCTGCCGTGGAATGAATATACCATCGATCAATACGATCTCAAGAAAGCAAAAAAAGTATTGGATCATGATCACTACGGAATTCAAAAAGTAAAAGAACGCATTCTTGAATATTTAGCGGTACTCAAGTTGAAGGGCGATATGAAGAGCCCCATATTGTGTTTACTCGGTCCTCCCGGTATTGGTAAAACATCATTGGGAAAAAGCGTAGCGTCTGCACTTGGCCGTAAGTACGTGCGTATCAGTCTTGGTGGTTTGCATGATGAAAGCGAGATCAGAGGTCATCGCAAAACATATATCGGCGCAATGCCGGGCCGTATCCTCCAATCATTGCGGAAAGTAAAAACGTCGAACCCTGTAATGATCCTCGATGAAATTGATAAGCTGGGGAACGATTTTCGTGGCGATCCTTCCAGTGCGTTGCTTGAGTTACTCGATCCTGAACAAAACCATACATTCTACGATAATTATCTTGAACTGGAATATGATCTCAGTAAAGTGTTGTTTGTGGCGACGGCCAACAGTTTAGCATCTATTCAACCTGCATTACGGGATCGTTTGGAAATTATTGATCTGAGTGGTTATGCAGTAGAGGAAAAAATTGAGATCGCTAAAAATTATCTTGTTCCAAAGCAGATCGAAGCACACGGACTTGTAAAAATTCCGTTCAAGATCAGCGATACCGTACTGCGAAAAGTAATTGAAGATTATACACGTGAAAGTGGTGTTCGTGAACTCGATCGTCAACTTGCATCGCTCATGCGTTCACAGGCAAAAGAAGTTGCCATTAAAGGAAAACTGAAACCTACGTTAACGGTCAATGATATTGAACGCATTCTAGGTAAACCCCGTTACAGCAATGAGATCTATAAAACGGCGAACATGCCGGGTGTTGCTGTTGGTCTTGCATGGACAGCAGTTGGTGGCGAAATTCTTTTTATTGAGACCAGCCTTGCTGAAGGCAAAGGAGAGTTGCGGTTAACCGGTAATCTCGGTAATGTGATGAAGGAAAGTGCGACTACCGCTCTCAGTTATCTGCAAGCCAACGCCAAAAAGATCGGAGTGGATTCAGATGATTTTCAAAAGAAAAATATTCATATTCATGTTCCTGAAGGGGCAGTGCCGAAAGATGGCCCGAGTGCAGGTATCACCATGCTTACAGCCATCAGCAGTGCATTTACCGGCAGAAGAGTAAAACCTTTTCTTGCAATGACAGGGGAGATCACACTGCGTGGACAAGTATTGCCAGTTGGTGGGATTAAAGAAAAGATATTAGCAGCGAAGCGTGCAGGTATCAAAGAAGTGATCCTTTGTTGGCAGAATGAAAAAGATGTACAGGAAATCAATTCTTTATACATTAAAGGAATGAAGTTTCATTATGTAAAAAGCATGCAGCAGGTTCTGGATCTTGCATTGCTTTAA
- the porQ gene encoding type IX secretion system protein PorQ, whose product MIRLVCFVSLFFINSSLFAQTLGGSSAYNFLRFPASPQLSALGGINLTNQSNDLSLAFVNPSQLDSAMHTQMVANFNSLAAGVNNVHWMLAYRHPKLQTNFAIGVLYFDYGSTQQTDAAGNIEGVYRPRDYVVQLMASREYLTRWKYGITVKFVASNYGMYRSSAMAADVGVLYRDTANFLQASIVAVNMGGQLKRYNPAEPEELPFDLQAGISKRLAKAPIRFSLTAHHLHRFDILYNDTLFNNDNGFENVSTKKFTLDKLFQHFVFATQILIGERVELTAAYNVLRGKELKVSNGGNGLTGFSLGAGVLFSKLQLRYARTHFQNNTAYNQIGLTMPLNRSFGLGSWGEKVGW is encoded by the coding sequence ATGATCCGATTGGTATGTTTTGTGAGTTTGTTCTTTATCAACAGCAGCCTGTTTGCACAAACACTTGGTGGCAGCAGTGCGTATAATTTTCTGCGTTTTCCTGCCTCGCCGCAGTTATCAGCTTTAGGTGGAATTAATTTGACCAATCAATCGAATGATCTGTCGCTGGCTTTCGTCAATCCTTCGCAACTCGATTCAGCCATGCACACACAAATGGTGGCGAATTTTAATTCACTTGCTGCAGGTGTCAATAATGTCCATTGGATGCTGGCTTATCGGCATCCAAAGCTGCAAACAAATTTTGCCATCGGTGTTTTGTATTTCGATTATGGCAGTACACAACAAACAGATGCAGCGGGAAATATAGAGGGTGTTTACCGTCCACGGGATTATGTGGTACAGTTGATGGCAAGCAGAGAATATCTGACCCGTTGGAAATATGGAATAACAGTAAAATTTGTTGCAAGCAATTATGGAATGTACCGTTCATCTGCAATGGCTGCCGATGTAGGCGTTTTATACAGAGATACCGCTAACTTTTTGCAGGCAAGCATTGTAGCGGTAAACATGGGTGGACAATTGAAGCGATACAATCCTGCTGAACCGGAAGAGTTGCCATTCGATTTGCAAGCAGGTATTTCCAAACGACTGGCCAAAGCGCCCATCCGTTTTTCGTTGACAGCACATCATCTGCATCGCTTTGATATTTTGTATAACGATACCCTGTTCAACAACGATAATGGATTTGAAAATGTATCAACGAAAAAATTCACACTTGATAAACTGTTTCAACATTTTGTGTTTGCAACACAAATACTCATTGGAGAGCGGGTTGAACTAACGGCAGCGTATAACGTATTACGTGGAAAAGAATTAAAAGTATCAAACGGAGGAAATGGCCTTACGGGTTTTTCGCTGGGTGCTGGTGTACTGTTTTCAAAATTACAGTTGCGCTATGCAAGAACGCATTTTCAAAACAACACAGCCTATAATCAAATTGGATTAACGATGCCGCTCAATCGATCGTTCGGATTGGGAAGTTGGGGTGAGAAGGTTGGATGGTAA
- a CDS encoding CPBP family intramembrane glutamic endopeptidase yields MIIIAAGLPFLTALSYKNIRKMEAEMEGAQIAKVPVYLQSMLMQIILCVLAFFAARSEKISISFTSQFTIVSVAAAIGLIGVALLLAYLSQKFSNEKDDSTLHHILPDTGLERVLWVLACVVAGFCEEYIYRGVLFQMIMGYMDHIWILAAALSAIVFAFGHGTQGEKAIIQIIPFAIGFQFLAWISGGLLLPMIAHFIYNILVELLFGAKIKRDAV; encoded by the coding sequence ATGATAATCATTGCGGCCGGTCTTCCGTTTCTCACAGCGTTGAGTTATAAAAACATACGCAAGATGGAAGCGGAAATGGAAGGTGCACAAATTGCGAAAGTTCCGGTGTACCTGCAAAGCATGTTGATGCAGATCATTCTTTGTGTACTTGCATTTTTTGCTGCCCGCAGTGAAAAGATCAGTATTTCATTTACCAGCCAGTTTACAATTGTGTCTGTTGCAGCAGCAATTGGATTGATTGGCGTTGCATTACTACTCGCCTATTTATCTCAAAAATTTTCAAACGAAAAAGACGACAGCACACTACATCATATTTTACCTGATACCGGGTTGGAACGTGTGTTGTGGGTGTTGGCTTGTGTAGTTGCGGGTTTTTGCGAAGAATATATTTATCGTGGCGTGTTGTTTCAAATGATCATGGGTTACATGGATCATATCTGGATACTGGCGGCCGCACTCAGTGCAATTGTATTTGCGTTTGGGCATGGTACGCAAGGTGAAAAAGCGATCATCCAGATCATACCATTTGCGATCGGCTTTCAGTTTCTTGCATGGATCAGCGGAGGATTGCTGTTACCGATGATCGCTCATTTTATCTATAATATTCTGGTTGAACTTTTATTTGGAGCGAAAATCAAACGAGACGCAGTTTGA